A genomic region of Papaver somniferum cultivar HN1 chromosome 7, ASM357369v1, whole genome shotgun sequence contains the following coding sequences:
- the LOC113297304 gene encoding metacaspase-1-like, with protein MYGNNMMLINCSTCRTPLQIPPGANALRCALCQGITQILDPRAVPPQPPTSASHNQYPPPPSPYNHAPPGPPPNPHGRKKAVICGISYRYSRHELKGCINDAKCMRYLLINRFKFPEASILMLTEEETDPLRLPTKHNLRMAMYWLVQGCQPGDSLLFHYSGHGSRQRNYNGDEVDGYDETLCPLDFETQGMIVDDEINAAIVRPLIRGVKLHAIIDACHSGTVLDLPFLCRMGRDGRYMWEDHRPRSGLWKGTAGGEVVSFSGCDDHQTSADTSALSKITSTGAMTFCFIQALERGHGATYGSILNSMRSTIRNTGTGNDLGGGAVTSVLSMLLTGGSLGGGLKQEPQLTSCEAFDVYTKPFVL; from the exons atgtaTGGAAATAATATGATGTTAATAAACTGCAGCACTTGTCGAACACCACTTCAAATTCCACCAGGTGCAAATGCATTAAGATGTGCTTTATGTCAAGGAATAACTCAAATTTTAGATCCAAGAGCTGTTCCACCTCAACCTCCTACTTCTGCCTCTCATAATCAATACCCACCACCCCCATCACCCTATAATCATGCTCCACCTGGTCCACCTCCTAATCCTCATGGTCGTAAAAAAGCTGTGATTTGTGGTATTTCATATAGATATTCCAGACATGAACTTAAAGGTTGTATTAATGATGCTAAGTGTATGCGTTATCTTCTTATTAATCGATTCAAATTTCCTGAAGCTTCGATTCTTATGCTCACCG AGGAAGAAACTGATCCATTAAGACTTCCAACTAAGCACAACTTGAGGATGGCTATGTATTGGCTTGTTCAAGGCTGTCAACCAGGAGATTCGCTTTTGTTTCACTATTCAGGTCATGGTTCACGACAAAGGAACTACAATGGAGATGAGGTTGATGGTTATGATGAAACCCTTTGCCCCCTGGACTTTGAAACTCAGGGAATGATAGTGGATGATGAAATCAACGCAGCAATTGTCAGACCACTTATCCGCGGTGTGAAGCTTCATGCAATAATAGATGCTTGCCATAGTGGCACAGTACTAGATTTACCATTCCTCTGCAGAATGGGCAG AGATGGAAGGTATATGTGGGAGGACCACCGTCCTAGGTCAGGTTTGTGGAAAGGAACCGCTGGTGGGGAGGTTGTCTCGTTCAGTGGTTGTGATGATCATCAAACCTCTGCAGATACTTCA GCTTTATCAAAGATTACTTCAACAGGTGCAATGACGTTTTGTTTCATCCAAGCACTTGAGCGTGGACATGGGGCTACATATGGTAGCATACTGAATTCAATGCGGAGTACCATCCGAAACACCGGTACTGGTAATGACCTTGGTGGTGGTGCGGTAACATCAGTCCTCTCTATGCTTTTAACAGGAGGTAGTCTTGGTGGCGGGTTGAAACAG GAGCCGCAGTTGACAAGCTGTGAAGCATTTGATGTTTACACAAAGCCATTCGTCCTATGA